A single genomic interval of uncultured Desulfobulbus sp. harbors:
- a CDS encoding hotdog domain-containing protein encodes MHYVATKICRTSEIGLNGNLFGGTMLSWLDEAGAAFAGYLCRAPAMVTLKMEEVLFRRPVKISHHVRIYARVYKVGRTSITLDVEARRFDFEKELEETVCSTRMVYVKIDGEGNAVPIDERLRDNMDQSISDLMQRL; translated from the coding sequence ATGCACTACGTGGCCACCAAGATTTGTCGAACCAGTGAAATAGGCCTGAACGGAAACCTGTTTGGCGGGACCATGCTCTCCTGGCTGGATGAGGCGGGAGCGGCTTTTGCCGGCTATCTCTGCCGCGCGCCGGCCATGGTGACCCTCAAGATGGAAGAGGTCCTGTTCAGACGCCCGGTGAAAATCAGCCACCATGTACGGATTTACGCCCGGGTCTACAAGGTGGGCAGGACCTCGATTACCCTCGATGTCGAGGCGAGACGGTTTGATTTTGAAAAAGAGTTGGAAGAAACCGTCTGTTCGACCCGCATGGTCTACGTCAAGATCGATGGCGAGGGCAATGCCGTGCCGATCGACGAACGACTTCGCGACAATATGGATCAATCGATCAGTGATCTCATGCAACGCTTGTAA
- a CDS encoding DUF4157 domain-containing protein, producing the protein MLTAALTHKQPLNQGRLVVRPVLRPRLKLGAVVDEAEQQADRIAARVLQGKSAPGTDQSSGASQGDHRSAIRRILTPQAATALEQPVEEEQVLPETLEHEVAVLQSGGRPLPPPLRAEMEGRFGMDWGSVRIHTDANAARLSEILHARAFTVGEHIAFNDGSFQPETGSGRFLLAHELAHVAQHRGAAESAVNQPVRRGFWSDLYNSAAETLGDIADWAMDQVEEFGWRLIESISPEFARTVRAIADEGVVHWLSRQVSHALDGFINTLRSLVPFDAPQQLIAFFSGLVERAAGIAGALASGRCEPLMQAITAIKTFVVETAGVAWDRLTEFLQPVATFFSDLWSQFGTPAVQWLQDFGGEVWQGIQDLGRRFWDWIRPVREAASRVWNWFSGRLFGSSGGEGDGSSQGGILGWITQKAGEAWDWVREQTRPVWQPVANLAGQVAELLPPAFVRELGERAQQLSTELEPATAGMDGGAGVPEARNNLASSLPSILNVIGTIRSVIVHISQWLSTRITAVASLITGLVNRLRASALLSWLSSPFSALEQALSFLANWASNAVASLFATLLQAFDALSPFFELVLETVRKVITIFGDLLQLPLLVLNGIWQRVPRCIREPIENFIKNQILARIPVFGQFFSDPELWPRVQQTALGILRRIFVDGDIGGAAWAFFQTILGILGVPAQLVVQILARAARAIGDILTNPIGFLGNLLRAMGRGFTQFFANIGTHLLSGLTNWLFATVRDAGINPPTDFSLRSVLGFVLEILGVSAENIFRRLGRRISPAIVARLRSMLSLATGVWSFIATLINEGPAGLWRELSERLTSLWDSVVEGVVGFITERVIGWAARWLVSLLDVTGIMPVINALIAIYRAIESFMQYLRQMLEIVAQVLDGIAGIARGAIGKAAGFVERALAGALPIAIGFLANQAGLGRLSQRLREILGGLRGRVDRAIDWLIDRALRLGRSILDLVRRGTAAVGRGIGRLRDWWRARRNFQAGGSRHSVYIQGSGRSARIMIASPPTPYADFIRSVTVAPDKQSDKNQAVEIATQVDTAIATASRDNATPGAAGSTPTTVNHADIIDGLLGRLADATARFMPMDITRSTDPVYGSQVNGFGASASVVRLTPLHNNGSSPSSGEMGNPLWGKVSKRKQGQGVYYIKGHLLNDNLGGPGSTWNNLTPLTQAANSDHKNRFEKFVKLAVNGSEGPYNEPTPDQARARNLKTVNFVVTARYGQQARAADIAYFRDQGGQDATDKADIIEGEQAIPVALDCAAHEIRSDGTAGGPVARHTVDNRIDTTLDHYATRPIPKRIVYLNEMSRSELLTLSGIGEALADAIVEQRPFRTRAEMQAKVHIAQGRWNQLQNTPGLEVRIYRR; encoded by the coding sequence GATCGCGGCCCGGGTCCTGCAGGGAAAATCCGCCCCAGGGACCGATCAATCCTCGGGTGCTTCACAAGGCGATCATCGATCCGCCATTCGCCGTATCCTCACCCCGCAGGCAGCAACCGCGCTGGAACAGCCCGTCGAGGAGGAGCAGGTCCTTCCCGAGACGCTGGAGCATGAGGTGGCCGTGTTGCAGAGCGGCGGTCGTCCTCTGCCACCTCCGCTGCGGGCGGAGATGGAGGGCCGTTTTGGTATGGATTGGGGCTCGGTGCGGATCCATACCGATGCAAATGCGGCGCGGCTAAGCGAGATCCTCCACGCCCGGGCCTTCACCGTTGGCGAGCATATCGCCTTCAACGACGGCAGTTTTCAGCCGGAGACCGGATCCGGTCGATTTCTTTTGGCCCATGAGCTGGCCCATGTGGCCCAGCATCGCGGCGCAGCCGAATCCGCGGTCAACCAGCCGGTTCGCCGGGGATTCTGGAGCGATCTCTACAATTCGGCCGCTGAAACCCTGGGGGATATCGCCGATTGGGCCATGGACCAGGTCGAGGAATTCGGCTGGCGTCTTATCGAGAGCATTTCGCCCGAATTTGCCCGCACGGTCCGCGCCATCGCCGACGAGGGCGTCGTCCACTGGCTGAGTCGCCAAGTGTCCCATGCCTTGGATGGTTTTATCAACACCCTGCGCAGCCTGGTGCCCTTTGATGCGCCACAGCAGCTCATCGCCTTTTTTTCCGGGTTGGTGGAACGGGCCGCCGGGATCGCGGGCGCCCTGGCCTCGGGACGCTGCGAACCCCTGATGCAGGCCATCACCGCGATCAAGACCTTTGTGGTGGAAACCGCCGGTGTGGCCTGGGACCGGTTGACCGAGTTTCTCCAGCCTGTGGCCACCTTTTTCAGCGACCTCTGGAGTCAGTTCGGCACGCCGGCTGTGCAGTGGCTGCAGGATTTCGGTGGCGAGGTCTGGCAGGGAATTCAGGACCTGGGCCGTCGTTTCTGGGATTGGATCCGCCCGGTGCGCGAGGCAGCGTCCCGGGTGTGGAACTGGTTTTCCGGCAGGCTGTTCGGTTCCTCCGGAGGAGAGGGGGACGGCTCGAGCCAGGGCGGCATTCTCGGATGGATCACGCAAAAGGCCGGCGAGGCCTGGGACTGGGTGCGCGAGCAGACGCGTCCGGTCTGGCAGCCTGTGGCCAACCTGGCCGGCCAGGTGGCGGAGCTGCTGCCGCCGGCCTTTGTCCGTGAGCTGGGCGAGCGGGCGCAACAGCTCTCGACCGAGCTTGAGCCTGCGACCGCGGGTATGGATGGGGGCGCAGGCGTACCGGAGGCGCGCAACAACCTGGCCTCCTCCCTGCCTTCGATCCTCAATGTTATCGGTACGATCCGCAGTGTTATCGTGCATATCAGCCAGTGGCTGTCAACCCGCATAACCGCAGTGGCAAGCCTGATCACCGGTCTGGTGAATCGCCTGCGGGCCAGCGCGCTCCTTTCCTGGCTTTCCAGCCCCTTCAGTGCCCTTGAACAGGCGCTGAGCTTTCTCGCCAATTGGGCCAGCAACGCGGTAGCCAGCCTTTTTGCCACCCTGCTGCAGGCCTTTGATGCGCTCTCGCCTTTTTTTGAGCTGGTGCTCGAGACCGTGCGCAAGGTGATCACCATCTTTGGCGACCTGTTGCAGTTGCCGTTGTTGGTGCTCAACGGAATCTGGCAGCGGGTACCGCGCTGTATCCGCGAACCCATTGAAAATTTCATCAAGAACCAGATTCTTGCCCGCATCCCCGTTTTTGGCCAGTTTTTCTCCGATCCCGAACTCTGGCCGCGGGTGCAGCAGACCGCCCTGGGGATTCTCCGTCGTATCTTTGTCGATGGAGACATCGGTGGCGCGGCCTGGGCCTTTTTCCAGACGATTTTAGGTATTCTCGGCGTTCCCGCCCAGCTGGTGGTGCAGATTCTTGCCAGAGCGGCGCGGGCGATCGGCGATATCCTCACCAACCCCATCGGCTTTCTCGGCAACCTCCTCCGGGCCATGGGCAGGGGATTCACCCAGTTTTTTGCCAATATCGGCACCCATCTGCTCAGCGGCCTCACCAACTGGCTCTTTGCCACTGTCCGTGATGCGGGCATCAACCCGCCCACGGATTTCTCCCTGCGCTCGGTGCTGGGTTTTGTCCTCGAGATCCTGGGGGTGAGTGCTGAAAATATCTTCCGCCGTCTCGGGCGGCGAATCAGCCCGGCCATCGTTGCCCGGTTGCGGTCCATGCTCTCTCTGGCCACCGGGGTCTGGTCCTTTATCGCCACCCTGATCAACGAGGGGCCGGCCGGGTTGTGGCGAGAGTTGAGCGAGCGGCTCACCAGCCTCTGGGACAGTGTGGTCGAGGGCGTGGTCGGATTCATCACCGAGCGGGTGATCGGCTGGGCGGCCCGCTGGCTTGTGTCGCTTCTCGACGTGACCGGAATCATGCCGGTGATCAACGCCCTGATCGCCATTTACCGCGCCATCGAATCCTTTATGCAGTATCTGCGGCAGATGCTTGAGATTGTTGCCCAGGTGCTGGATGGCATTGCCGGGATTGCCCGCGGAGCGATCGGCAAGGCCGCCGGCTTTGTCGAGCGCGCCCTGGCCGGTGCCCTGCCCATTGCCATCGGCTTTCTCGCCAACCAGGCTGGGCTGGGTAGACTGTCGCAGCGGCTGCGGGAAATTCTCGGCGGACTGCGTGGCCGGGTGGACCGGGCCATCGACTGGCTCATCGATCGCGCCCTGCGTCTGGGCCGGTCGATCCTGGATCTGGTGCGCAGGGGAACCGCCGCTGTGGGGCGGGGCATTGGCCGCTTGCGCGATTGGTGGCGGGCCCGCCGCAATTTTCAAGCCGGCGGCAGTCGGCACAGTGTCTACATTCAGGGCAGCGGTCGCAGCGCCCGCATCATGATCGCCTCGCCCCCCACCCCCTATGCCGATTTTATCCGCAGCGTGACTGTCGCCCCTGACAAACAGTCCGACAAGAATCAGGCGGTCGAGATCGCGACCCAGGTCGATACCGCCATCGCCACCGCCAGCCGGGACAATGCCACACCCGGTGCGGCCGGGAGCACGCCGACCACCGTCAACCACGCCGATATCATCGACGGCCTGCTCGGACGCCTGGCCGACGCAACCGCCCGCTTCATGCCCATGGATATCACCCGCTCCACCGATCCGGTCTATGGCAGCCAGGTGAACGGTTTCGGCGCTTCGGCCAGCGTGGTGCGCCTCACCCCGCTGCACAACAACGGCAGTTCGCCCTCCAGCGGCGAGATGGGCAATCCCCTCTGGGGCAAGGTGAGCAAGCGCAAGCAGGGGCAGGGGGTGTATTACATCAAGGGGCACCTGCTCAACGATAACCTCGGCGGGCCGGGCAGTACCTGGAACAACCTGACACCGCTGACCCAGGCGGCCAACAGCGATCACAAAAATAGGTTTGAGAAATTTGTGAAATTGGCGGTCAACGGCAGCGAGGGGCCGTACAATGAGCCCACCCCTGACCAGGCGCGCGCAAGGAACCTGAAGACGGTCAACTTTGTGGTAACCGCCCGTTACGGGCAGCAGGCTCGAGCTGCCGATATCGCCTATTTTCGCGATCAGGGAGGTCAGGACGCCACGGATAAGGCGGATATCATCGAGGGCGAACAGGCCATCCCGGTGGCCCTGGACTGCGCGGCCCATGAGATCCGGTCCGATGGAACGGCCGGCGGTCCGGTGGCGCGGCATACGGTGGACAATCGAATCGACACGACGCTTGATCATTACGCCACCCGTCCCATCCCCAAACGGATTGTCTATCTCAACGAAATGTCGCGCAGCGAATTGCTGACCCTCTCTGGAATAGGGGAAGCCCTGGCCGATGCCATTGTCGAACAGCGTCCCTTCCGCACCCGCGCGGAAATGCAGGCCAAGGTCCATATTGCCCAGGGGCGCTGGAATCAGCTGCAGAACACCCCGGGGCTGGAGGTGCGGATCTATCGCCGCTGA
- the radA gene encoding DNA repair protein RadA produces MKKEQRIFVCGQCGFESRKWLGRCPDCGAWDSLSEQQQLQPTRLGRKAASAQPLTAAVAEENTRLLTNISEMDRVLGGGIVPGSLVLIGGDPGIGKSTLILQLLSSLAAQQQSTLYVTGEESVRQIRMRADRLGIHEEAISVSTENCVEAIVDLALSMRPALLAVDSIQTVYSEEVGSAPGSVTQVRESTARLLTLAKANHLPIVLIGHVTKDGAIAGPRVLEHMVDTVLYFEGDRGQVFRILRTVKNRFGSTNEIGVFEMKESGLAGVDNPSALFLAERPVNVPGSVVLPSVEGTRPILVEVQALVSRSSLGTARRTAIGADPQRLALLTAVLEKKLGVTLFDHDIFLNIAGGIRIVEPALDLGVVAALLSSFLEKPINPSTVVCGEVGLAGEVRAVGQTELRLREAARLGFTTFLMPESSSKQLQKKAGKDIQLLPIRTVADLAEQLFRP; encoded by the coding sequence GTGAAAAAAGAACAACGAATCTTTGTCTGTGGACAATGCGGTTTTGAGAGCCGCAAATGGCTGGGCCGCTGTCCCGACTGCGGAGCCTGGGACAGCCTGAGCGAGCAGCAACAACTGCAACCAACACGCCTTGGGCGCAAGGCGGCCAGCGCGCAGCCGCTGACCGCCGCAGTTGCGGAAGAAAACACCCGTTTGCTTACCAATATCAGCGAGATGGACCGGGTGCTCGGCGGCGGCATCGTTCCGGGATCCCTGGTCCTGATCGGCGGCGATCCGGGGATCGGCAAATCGACCCTGATCCTGCAGTTGCTCTCCTCACTGGCGGCGCAGCAACAATCCACCCTCTACGTCACCGGCGAGGAGTCGGTGCGGCAGATCCGAATGCGCGCCGACCGGCTGGGTATCCATGAGGAGGCCATCTCGGTCTCCACCGAAAACTGCGTCGAGGCCATCGTCGATCTTGCCCTTTCGATGCGGCCTGCCCTCTTGGCGGTGGATTCGATCCAGACGGTCTACAGCGAGGAGGTCGGCTCGGCCCCGGGTTCGGTGACCCAGGTGCGCGAATCCACCGCCCGCTTGCTCACCCTGGCCAAGGCCAATCACCTGCCCATTGTCCTCATCGGCCATGTAACCAAAGACGGCGCCATTGCCGGTCCACGTGTGCTTGAGCACATGGTGGATACGGTGCTCTACTTCGAGGGCGATCGTGGCCAGGTCTTTCGTATATTACGGACGGTGAAGAACCGTTTTGGCTCCACCAACGAGATCGGTGTCTTTGAGATGAAGGAGAGCGGTCTGGCAGGGGTGGACAACCCCTCGGCCCTGTTTCTTGCCGAGCGTCCGGTGAATGTGCCGGGGTCGGTGGTGCTGCCCAGCGTCGAGGGCACCCGGCCGATCCTGGTCGAGGTGCAGGCATTGGTGAGCCGTTCCAGCCTGGGAACGGCACGAAGAACCGCCATTGGCGCCGATCCACAGCGCCTTGCCCTGCTCACCGCGGTTCTGGAAAAAAAACTGGGGGTGACCCTCTTTGATCACGATATCTTTCTCAATATTGCCGGAGGCATCCGCATCGTGGAACCGGCGCTGGATCTGGGCGTGGTGGCGGCCCTGTTGTCCAGCTTCCTTGAAAAACCGATCAATCCTTCGACCGTTGTCTGCGGCGAGGTCGGCCTGGCAGGCGAGGTCCGTGCCGTGGGCCAGACGGAGTTACGGCTGCGCGAGGCTGCACGTCTCGGCTTTACCACCTTTCTTATGCCCGAGTCCTCCAGCAAACAGCTGCAGAAGAAGGCGGGAAAGGATATTCAACTGCTCCCCATCCGCACGGTTGCCGACCTGGCAGAGCAGCTCTTTCGTCCCTGA